In the genome of Bacillus sp. S3, one region contains:
- a CDS encoding Gfo/Idh/MocA family protein, with the protein MKKLRIGLIGVGGIAQGRHIPAFLQLSDICEITAVSDVNSERALAIAEKHSIPYVFADYRDLFSKVDAVCICTPNKFHAEITIAAFEAGVHVLCEKPMALNADECEAMINASQKAGKVLAIAYHYRFMKEAQAAKKVMGEVGTPLVVRVQALRRRKVPGWGVFTNKDLQGGGSLIDFGCHLLDLALWLMGNPKHIEVSGTTYNALSRIPDQVNQWGTFDHESFNVDDHVTAYMKFENGASMLFETSWAANIKDDVANVSISGVTGGINVFPLELYTSKNGMLLNSGAPWLPGEDDPDLPQAKNFINACVGLEELVVKPEEALQVSQIIDRIYESGRNSL; encoded by the coding sequence ATGAAAAAACTGCGAATTGGCTTAATCGGGGTCGGCGGCATTGCACAGGGCCGCCATATCCCTGCATTTCTTCAATTAAGTGATATCTGTGAAATAACAGCAGTAAGTGATGTAAACAGTGAAAGAGCTCTTGCAATCGCTGAGAAACATAGTATCCCATATGTTTTTGCGGATTATCGGGATCTATTTTCAAAAGTGGATGCCGTTTGTATTTGTACGCCAAATAAATTCCATGCTGAGATTACGATTGCTGCTTTTGAGGCAGGAGTACACGTTCTTTGCGAGAAGCCGATGGCTCTTAATGCGGATGAGTGCGAAGCGATGATAAACGCTTCGCAAAAAGCGGGCAAGGTACTGGCGATTGCCTATCATTACCGTTTTATGAAAGAAGCACAAGCGGCTAAAAAGGTGATGGGGGAAGTTGGAACACCGCTAGTGGTAAGGGTCCAGGCATTAAGACGCCGCAAAGTTCCAGGCTGGGGCGTTTTTACCAATAAAGACCTTCAAGGCGGGGGAAGCCTAATTGATTTTGGCTGCCATCTTCTTGATTTAGCCCTTTGGCTGATGGGAAACCCAAAACATATCGAGGTGTCAGGCACCACTTATAATGCGTTAAGCAGAATTCCTGATCAAGTGAACCAATGGGGAACCTTTGATCACGAATCCTTTAATGTGGATGATCATGTCACGGCTTATATGAAATTTGAAAATGGCGCATCAATGCTATTCGAAACGTCATGGGCAGCCAATATTAAAGATGATGTTGCAAATGTTAGTATTTCAGGTGTCACTGGCGGCATAAATGTATTCCCATTGGAGCTTTATACTTCAAAGAACGGAATGCTATTAAACAGCGGGGCTCCTTGGCTGCCGGGTGAGGATGATCCAGATTTACCGCAGGCAAAGAATTTTATCAACGCATGTGTCGGACTTGAAGAACTAGTGGTCAAGCCTGAAGAGGCATTGCAAGTTTCACAAATTATCGACCGAATTTATGAGAGTGGGAGGAATTCATTATGA
- a CDS encoding sugar phosphate isomerase/epimerase family protein, translating into MKLGVFTVLFAEKSFEDMLDTVKNAGLQAVEIGTGCYPGNNHCDLDTLLESEEARRKYIQKVEERGLMISAFSCHGNPISPEKEFAANSHETLLKTIKLASLLGVPVVNCFSGTAGDHDGAKYPNWPVTPWPNEYGSVLQWQWDEKLIPYWKEVGQYAKDHNVKIGLELHGGFLVHTPYTLLKLRAETCDAIGANLDPSHLWWQGIDPVAAIKILAKENAIHHFHAKDTYIDQDNVNMYGLTDMQPYGEVRSRAWTFRSVGCGHSLKEWSDMMSALRTYGYDYVVSIEHEDPIMSIEEGFNRAVVNLKSVIIEEPVSQMWWV; encoded by the coding sequence ATGAAACTAGGTGTTTTTACCGTACTTTTTGCGGAAAAATCATTTGAAGATATGCTGGATACTGTAAAAAATGCAGGATTACAAGCGGTTGAAATTGGAACCGGCTGCTATCCGGGAAACAATCATTGTGATCTAGATACGTTATTGGAAAGTGAAGAAGCCCGCCGCAAATATATTCAGAAGGTTGAAGAGCGTGGTCTCATGATTAGTGCTTTCAGCTGCCATGGCAATCCGATTTCCCCTGAAAAGGAATTTGCTGCAAATTCTCATGAAACTCTTTTAAAGACGATTAAATTGGCTTCTTTACTTGGTGTGCCTGTAGTGAACTGTTTTTCAGGAACAGCAGGCGACCATGATGGCGCGAAATATCCAAACTGGCCTGTTACTCCATGGCCAAATGAATACGGCTCCGTTTTACAGTGGCAATGGGACGAAAAGCTGATTCCATACTGGAAAGAGGTTGGCCAATATGCCAAGGACCATAATGTGAAAATTGGTCTTGAACTTCATGGAGGTTTTTTAGTTCATACACCATATACGTTGTTAAAATTACGTGCGGAAACATGTGATGCCATTGGTGCTAATTTAGACCCAAGCCATCTATGGTGGCAGGGGATTGATCCGGTAGCAGCGATTAAAATTTTGGCAAAAGAAAATGCGATTCATCATTTCCATGCGAAAGACACATACATTGATCAGGATAATGTGAATATGTATGGATTAACGGATATGCAGCCATACGGGGAAGTGCGCTCACGTGCCTGGACTTTCCGTTCAGTTGGCTGTGGACATAGTTTAAAAGAATGGTCGGACATGATGAGCGCCCTTCGCACGTACGGTTATGATTATGTGGTCAGCATCGAGCATGAGGATCCGATTATGTCGATTGAGGAAGGCTTTAACCGGGCTGTTGTTAATTTAAAATCTGTCATAATTGAAGAACCTGTATCGCAAATGTGGTGGGTCTAA
- a CDS encoding glycoside hydrolase family 13 protein — protein MSKKWWKESVAYQVYPRSFMDSNGDGIGDLKGVTSKLDYLKELGIDVIWLSPMFKSPNDDNGYDISDYQDIMDEFGTMADFDELLEGVHQRGMKLILDLVINHTSDEHPWFIESRSSKDNPKRDWYIWRDGKAGKQPNNWESIFSGPAWRYDKKTDQYFMHIFSARQPDLNWENSEVRDALHSMVNWWLDKGIDGFRVDAISHIKKEPGFPDMPNPDHLDYVPCFPKMMNVDGIDEWLRELSEKTIKNYDVMTVGEANGVGLDDADRWVGEENGYFNMIFQFEFLNLWNKDAKGGTDVRALKKNLTKWQKGLEGKGWNALFIENHDQPRRVSSWGDDKKYWQESAKMLGALYFLMKGTPFIYQGQEIGMTNIQFPSIEDYNDVGMVNFYHVETAKGRPHDEIMEIIWKQCRDNARTPMQWNGTNMGGFTIADHTWLGINPNYREINVEKQVNDPDSIFNFYKKLIQLRKNNPLFVYGTYELLLANHPRLFVYIRKLGSRQAIVINNFSAKETRFKLPSSVNYSTSDLVLHNYDVSGQKLRKEFTLKPYENRVYLLK, from the coding sequence ATGAGCAAAAAGTGGTGGAAAGAAAGTGTCGCCTATCAGGTTTACCCGCGAAGCTTCATGGATAGCAATGGGGACGGGATTGGTGATTTAAAAGGGGTAACATCCAAATTAGATTACTTAAAAGAGCTGGGAATTGATGTCATTTGGCTGTCGCCAATGTTCAAATCACCAAATGATGACAATGGTTATGATATCTCTGATTACCAAGATATTATGGATGAATTCGGGACAATGGCCGATTTCGATGAGCTGCTAGAAGGCGTTCATCAGCGCGGTATGAAGTTGATCCTAGATTTGGTCATCAATCATACAAGCGATGAACATCCATGGTTTATTGAATCCCGTTCTTCCAAGGATAATCCAAAACGTGATTGGTACATTTGGAGAGATGGTAAAGCTGGAAAACAACCAAATAACTGGGAATCAATTTTCAGCGGTCCTGCATGGAGGTATGATAAAAAAACGGATCAATATTTCATGCACATCTTTTCTGCCCGTCAGCCTGATTTAAACTGGGAAAATTCTGAGGTTCGGGATGCGCTCCACAGCATGGTGAATTGGTGGCTCGACAAAGGTATCGACGGTTTTCGTGTGGATGCCATTTCTCATATTAAAAAAGAACCGGGATTCCCAGATATGCCTAACCCGGATCATTTAGATTACGTCCCATGTTTTCCTAAAATGATGAATGTGGATGGGATTGATGAGTGGTTAAGAGAACTTTCTGAGAAAACGATCAAGAACTATGACGTGATGACTGTTGGCGAGGCAAACGGGGTCGGGCTAGATGATGCCGATCGTTGGGTTGGCGAAGAAAACGGCTATTTCAATATGATTTTCCAATTTGAGTTTTTGAACCTTTGGAATAAGGATGCAAAAGGCGGTACAGATGTACGCGCTTTGAAGAAGAACTTAACCAAATGGCAAAAAGGGCTGGAAGGCAAGGGATGGAACGCCTTATTCATTGAAAACCATGACCAGCCGCGCCGAGTTTCAAGCTGGGGCGACGATAAGAAATATTGGCAAGAAAGTGCCAAGATGCTAGGTGCCCTATACTTCCTAATGAAGGGCACGCCATTTATCTATCAAGGGCAGGAAATTGGAATGACCAATATCCAATTCCCATCCATTGAAGATTATAATGATGTCGGAATGGTCAACTTTTACCATGTCGAAACAGCCAAAGGCCGTCCACATGATGAGATTATGGAGATAATTTGGAAGCAATGCCGTGACAATGCCCGAACGCCGATGCAATGGAATGGCACCAACATGGGCGGATTTACAATAGCTGACCATACCTGGCTTGGGATAAATCCAAACTATAGGGAAATCAACGTTGAAAAACAAGTAAACGATCCTGATTCTATTTTTAATTTTTATAAGAAATTGATTCAACTACGCAAGAACAATCCATTGTTTGTTTACGGCACCTATGAATTATTACTAGCAAACCATCCTAGGCTGTTTGTTTATATACGGAAATTAGGCAGCAGACAGGCCATTGTTATCAATAACTTTAGTGCAAAAGAAACTCGGTTTAAATTGCCGTCGAGCGTAAACTATTCCACGTCTGACCTTGTTCTGCACAATTATGACGTGTCTGGACAGAAATTACGTAAAGAATTCACACTTAAACCTTATGAAAATAGAGTATATTTATTGAAATAA
- a CDS encoding DoxX family membrane protein, with amino-acid sequence MFNKLLRENKISAVLLTVIRLYLGYSWFTAGLHKITGGFDASGFLKGVTANPVKGPDGTVVYGWYVEFLKGFALPNVDIFNFIVPWGELLIGLGLLLGCLTTAAMFFGLVMNFSFFLAGTVSHNPTDIFLGFIILAAGYNAGRIGLDRWVVPFIRKMSKKGIGNTKAKVTA; translated from the coding sequence ATGTTTAACAAATTATTACGGGAAAATAAAATCTCTGCCGTCCTCTTAACAGTCATACGATTATACCTCGGCTATTCTTGGTTTACAGCAGGGTTACACAAAATAACAGGAGGATTTGACGCATCTGGATTTTTAAAAGGTGTGACAGCGAATCCGGTGAAAGGGCCGGATGGTACCGTAGTTTACGGCTGGTATGTTGAATTCTTAAAAGGATTTGCCCTTCCAAATGTAGACATATTTAACTTTATCGTTCCTTGGGGTGAATTATTAATCGGCTTAGGACTTCTCCTAGGATGCTTAACCACTGCCGCCATGTTCTTTGGTCTAGTCATGAACTTTAGCTTCTTCTTAGCAGGTACGGTTTCTCATAACCCAACAGACATATTCCTTGGATTTATCATCCTAGCCGCCGGTTATAATGCTGGTAGAATCGGTTTAGACAGGTGGGTCGTTCCTTTCATCAGAAAAATGAGCAAAAAAGGGATTGGCAATACAAAAGCAAAAGTGACTGCATAG
- a CDS encoding EAL domain-containing protein, which yields MRPKLEHFQLKWIVFFCLITMSEILDITASFFHSTIVVFRYVSIVVLLGIIPFLIVTLKRWVNTEEELMQNKQKLNNIFDTLDVAIWSHDLKTDTLFITQGIEKLYGYESEDFYQDHQLWKKVIYPDDLPILAKRKAKVAQGETVTSEYRIIRPDGEVRWILDRGFPTLSLQGNLDHFNSVLFDITDLKESEDRYRSLVEMSPDIIAVVSQDKIDYINEAGCKLVGASHPEELIGQSPLNFVPAEIIEAFRIKGVTHHEKSKRLEFQVKQLNGETIDVEMASAPIFYEGRFAVQVVGRDITERKIAEKTIQNMAYFDSLTSLPNRNQFRNHLNEVLNRQLDSNLLAVLFLDLDRFKVINDTKGHTVGDKILQRVANRLEMAVQDDGFVSRQGGDEFIILLEDTDKERAAVVAQRILYEFSKPLEVNSQEFFVTPSIGISLYPTDGLDEESLIKNADIAMYQAKERGKNNFRFYSSNLNGLSVQKMEMENALRKAIEKNQLALYYQPQISLATGELVGIEALIRWQHPEHGFIAPSEFIPLAEETGLIVPIGKWVLWEACIQRKAWGNAGLCHVPVAVNVSVRQFEDDHLIEYISTVLDEVGLEADQLELEITESIMQNLENSTIILNQLKKRGVLLSIDDFGTGYSSLSYLKHLPIDKIKIDKTFVDDIIYHSNQGVMVKTIIDMGLNLNFTVIAEGIETDEQLFFLKKNECKIGQGYLFSKPIPSEQMEEYLLNTNRKSGTPNS from the coding sequence ATGAGACCTAAACTCGAACACTTTCAACTTAAATGGATCGTTTTCTTTTGCTTGATTACTATGTCCGAAATTCTTGATATCACCGCTTCATTCTTTCATTCTACTATAGTGGTTTTTCGATATGTCTCAATTGTTGTGCTCCTAGGTATAATCCCATTTCTAATTGTCACCTTAAAAAGGTGGGTAAACACGGAAGAAGAGCTTATGCAAAACAAACAAAAATTAAACAATATATTTGATACCCTTGATGTAGCTATATGGTCGCATGATTTAAAAACAGATACGCTATTCATCACCCAGGGGATTGAAAAATTATATGGATATGAGTCAGAAGATTTTTATCAGGATCATCAACTTTGGAAAAAGGTTATTTACCCAGACGATTTACCGATTTTGGCAAAAAGAAAAGCAAAAGTTGCTCAGGGAGAAACTGTGACGAGTGAATATCGAATTATTCGGCCAGACGGGGAAGTGCGCTGGATCTTAGACAGGGGTTTTCCAACGCTTAGTCTGCAAGGGAATCTTGATCATTTTAACAGCGTTTTATTTGATATAACTGATCTGAAAGAAAGTGAAGACAGGTATCGGAGTTTAGTAGAAATGTCTCCAGATATTATTGCAGTCGTCAGCCAAGATAAAATTGATTATATTAATGAGGCTGGCTGTAAGTTAGTTGGGGCAAGCCATCCTGAAGAGTTAATTGGACAATCACCGTTGAATTTTGTCCCGGCAGAAATTATTGAAGCCTTCAGAATTAAGGGAGTTACACATCATGAAAAAAGTAAGAGACTTGAATTTCAGGTGAAACAACTGAACGGGGAGACCATTGATGTTGAAATGGCTTCCGCACCTATCTTTTATGAAGGCAGGTTTGCGGTCCAGGTGGTCGGCAGAGATATCACTGAACGAAAGATTGCTGAAAAGACCATTCAAAATATGGCGTATTTTGATTCATTGACAAGTCTGCCAAACCGAAATCAGTTTAGGAATCACCTTAACGAAGTATTAAATCGGCAGCTAGATAGTAATCTGCTCGCTGTTTTATTTTTAGATCTAGACCGGTTTAAGGTCATTAATGATACGAAGGGTCATACCGTTGGAGATAAGATTCTTCAAAGGGTGGCGAACAGATTAGAAATGGCCGTTCAAGATGATGGGTTTGTCTCGAGACAGGGTGGGGACGAATTTATTATTTTACTCGAAGATACGGATAAGGAACGGGCCGCTGTGGTAGCCCAACGAATCCTATATGAATTTTCTAAACCATTGGAAGTGAACAGCCAAGAATTCTTTGTCACACCTAGCATTGGCATCAGTCTTTATCCAACAGATGGGTTAGATGAAGAATCCTTAATAAAAAATGCAGATATTGCAATGTACCAGGCAAAGGAACGCGGGAAAAATAATTTCCGATTCTATTCCTCCAATTTGAATGGTTTATCGGTTCAGAAAATGGAGATGGAAAATGCATTGCGCAAAGCCATAGAAAAGAATCAGTTGGCGCTTTATTATCAGCCGCAGATCTCTTTGGCAACAGGGGAATTAGTTGGAATTGAGGCATTAATTCGCTGGCAGCATCCGGAACACGGGTTTATTGCCCCTTCTGAATTTATTCCTTTAGCGGAGGAAACTGGGCTGATTGTGCCAATCGGCAAATGGGTGTTGTGGGAAGCCTGCATACAAAGAAAAGCTTGGGGAAATGCAGGTCTTTGTCATGTTCCAGTCGCCGTCAATGTATCGGTTCGCCAATTTGAAGATGATCATCTCATTGAATATATTTCAACCGTATTGGATGAGGTAGGACTTGAGGCGGACCAATTGGAACTGGAAATTACCGAAAGTATCATGCAAAACTTGGAGAATTCAACGATTATCCTTAATCAACTAAAAAAGCGTGGTGTGCTGCTTTCCATCGATGATTTTGGAACAGGCTATTCTTCGCTAAGTTATTTAAAGCATCTGCCAATTGATAAAATCAAAATCGATAAAACATTTGTCGATGATATTATTTATCATTCGAATCAAGGTGTGATGGTTAAAACGATAATTGATATGGGGTTAAATTTGAATTTTACCGTTATAGCTGAGGGTATTGAAACCGATGAACAACTTTTCTTTTTGAAGAAGAATGAGTGTAAGATTGGTCAAGGGTACTTATTCAGCAAGCCTATTCCTTCTGAACAAATGGAAGAATATCTTTTGAATACAAACAGAAAAAGTGGTACTCCTAATTCATAA
- a CDS encoding COX15/CtaA family protein — protein sequence MTIKRLAFISILLTYFLIVFGGYVASSNSGMGCGPEWPLCNGDVVPTLKGDTLIEFAHRVIGAVLGVLSVWLFFKLIRTKVEFTARLVAFFMLGLLIFQVLLGAIVVVRDLPSLIITIHLIVAMLFLACLIWIWRYPGLEDSSKPIHFMKGMDRGVIRHLNILLILLLVTLAFGAYIKHQSYGLACGWFGCKQSFFPLSTPELLQTIHRGLAVISTIYILLLTCWAYGKGWGRSLRRRLALGTLTILIQLVIGAALVVTFIDIPWAVLHLAVATGLFAVISEARIYAGNGLMKTSSSIMTSRKWHSGRESLD from the coding sequence GTGACAATTAAACGATTAGCTTTCATCAGCATTCTATTAACCTATTTCTTAATCGTATTTGGAGGCTATGTGGCTTCCTCAAATTCTGGAATGGGATGCGGCCCGGAGTGGCCATTATGTAATGGGGATGTGGTTCCGACTTTAAAGGGGGATACATTGATTGAATTTGCCCATCGGGTTATTGGAGCAGTCCTTGGGGTGCTGTCCGTCTGGTTATTTTTTAAGCTCATCCGCACAAAGGTTGAATTTACTGCCCGCTTAGTGGCTTTTTTTATGCTTGGATTGCTGATTTTTCAAGTGCTCTTGGGAGCAATTGTGGTAGTACGTGATTTGCCTTCGCTGATTATTACGATTCATTTAATCGTGGCCATGCTATTTCTTGCGTGCTTAATTTGGATCTGGAGGTATCCTGGTCTTGAGGACAGTTCTAAGCCCATTCATTTTATGAAAGGAATGGATAGGGGAGTAATTAGACATCTCAATATTTTACTCATTCTCCTTTTGGTGACACTCGCTTTTGGTGCTTATATAAAGCATCAATCCTACGGCTTAGCCTGTGGGTGGTTTGGCTGCAAACAATCCTTTTTTCCTTTATCAACTCCGGAGCTATTACAAACGATTCATCGAGGGCTGGCGGTTATTTCTACCATTTATATTCTGTTACTGACTTGCTGGGCATATGGAAAAGGATGGGGGAGAAGTCTTCGGCGGCGTCTTGCACTAGGAACGTTGACAATACTTATTCAACTTGTGATCGGGGCAGCGCTTGTGGTGACATTTATTGATATTCCATGGGCCGTGCTGCACCTTGCAGTTGCAACAGGATTGTTTGCTGTTATAAGTGAGGCAAGGATATACGCCGGGAATGGGCTGATGAAAACAAGCTCTAGCATTATGACAAGCAGAAAATGGCATAGCGGCAGAGAGAGTCTCGATTAA
- a CDS encoding DUF4097 domain-containing protein, translating into MKRILVLLLVITGLYIVFNQAHRFEIFGASNGSNSNGQAAITNATEVIKVDVSSVSTTIIPEDRSNLKAVYNGKQTLKVTEMGDTVEVSVKSKGFNWFNWFTFSEKSQLKIYIPKDYDRNMVIDLGSGNLHLSGQSKEKPLKLDEVTVDIGSGNMTFRNLIVNQWKQDVGSGNVEIDSLKTETGTFDLSSGNLEIKHYTGAIEADVSSGRLTLQMDQLKNSVKIDVSSGNVGLDLPDNADFTLNGDISSGNISSDFPLTEKELNKHSIQGKHGSGKYDIDLDVSSGNIRIH; encoded by the coding sequence ATGAAAAGAATATTGGTATTGCTATTGGTAATAACCGGATTATATATAGTGTTCAATCAGGCCCACCGCTTTGAAATATTTGGTGCAAGCAATGGCAGTAATTCAAACGGGCAAGCAGCCATTACCAATGCTACCGAGGTAATAAAAGTAGATGTATCAAGTGTTAGTACAACAATTATTCCGGAGGATCGCTCCAATTTAAAGGCTGTTTATAATGGGAAGCAAACATTAAAGGTCACAGAAATGGGAGATACAGTGGAGGTTTCCGTAAAAAGCAAGGGATTTAATTGGTTCAACTGGTTTACGTTTTCAGAAAAGTCTCAGTTAAAGATATACATTCCTAAAGATTACGACCGAAATATGGTGATTGATTTGGGTTCAGGAAATTTACATTTGTCCGGTCAGTCTAAAGAGAAGCCGCTTAAATTAGATGAAGTAACCGTTGATATTGGTTCTGGTAACATGACTTTCAGAAATCTTATCGTAAACCAATGGAAACAGGATGTAGGCTCCGGTAATGTAGAGATAGATTCACTTAAGACGGAAACAGGTACCTTTGACCTTAGTTCCGGTAACCTTGAAATTAAGCACTATACCGGTGCGATTGAAGCTGATGTTTCATCTGGTAGACTAACTCTCCAAATGGACCAATTGAAAAATTCAGTAAAAATTGATGTAAGCTCTGGGAATGTGGGGCTTGATTTACCTGATAACGCGGACTTCACTCTTAACGGCGATATTAGCAGCGGAAACATTTCTAGCGATTTTCCATTGACTGAGAAAGAGCTTAATAAGCACAGTATTCAAGGTAAACATGGATCTGGTAAATATGATATCGACCTTGATGTTTCTAGTGGAAATATTCGGATACATTAA
- a CDS encoding rhodanese-like domain-containing protein — translation MTNKKITPKELHERLQSGEKVVVLDVRAEEKFNEFHIKESLNLPKNIIFQLDGEEEGQISLPKDQEMIVTCTTGNSAAKCAAILDTHKYHVTVLDGGLTAWKAYLSSLED, via the coding sequence ATGACAAACAAAAAGATTACACCAAAAGAGCTCCATGAAAGATTGCAAAGTGGTGAAAAGGTAGTCGTATTAGATGTCCGAGCAGAAGAAAAATTCAATGAATTTCATATAAAGGAAAGCCTTAATCTTCCTAAAAATATTATTTTTCAACTAGATGGAGAAGAAGAGGGGCAGATTTCCTTACCAAAAGATCAGGAAATGATTGTCACATGCACAACAGGGAATTCCGCAGCAAAATGTGCGGCTATTCTAGACACACACAAGTATCATGTGACTGTGTTGGATGGAGGTCTTACAGCGTGGAAAGCATATTTGAGCTCACTGGAAGATTGA
- a CDS encoding bile acid:sodium symporter family protein, with the protein MQKLNKQLEKIMPFITPVSVVLGVLLSTYLKDFSYLIPWIFAFMTFAGSLSSNFKSLKEVMIHPFPILLAMMILHVLMPLWAWGVGHIAFSGDAYTITGLILGMVIPTGVTSFIWVSIYKGNIPLVLAVILIDTLLSPILVPLSLSLFVGQRVELDFISMMKGLLGMIVIPSLIGMLLNQATKGKINEQVGSRLAPISKICIGIVVMLNGSVVAPYLKHINLKLVGIALTVFLIALTGYLFSFLLGRLMKRDRDTVITLTFSGGMRNISAGAVLAVSFFPAAVAVPVVVGMLFQQILASTNGYFLDRFYHKKVHEQESVAL; encoded by the coding sequence ATGCAAAAATTAAATAAACAACTAGAAAAAATTATGCCTTTCATTACTCCGGTTAGCGTGGTATTGGGTGTGCTGCTCAGTACCTATCTGAAGGATTTTTCTTATTTAATCCCGTGGATTTTCGCCTTTATGACCTTCGCTGGAAGTTTAAGTTCTAACTTCAAATCATTAAAAGAGGTCATGATCCATCCGTTTCCCATTTTATTAGCGATGATGATCCTGCATGTCCTCATGCCCCTATGGGCCTGGGGAGTTGGGCATATCGCTTTTTCAGGTGATGCCTACACGATCACCGGACTCATTTTAGGAATGGTTATCCCAACAGGTGTCACAAGCTTTATTTGGGTTTCCATCTATAAAGGCAATATTCCCTTAGTGCTGGCAGTGATCTTGATTGATACATTGCTTTCGCCAATCCTAGTTCCGCTTTCACTTTCGTTGTTTGTCGGTCAACGGGTTGAACTGGACTTCATCAGTATGATGAAAGGATTATTGGGGATGATTGTCATTCCTTCCCTTATCGGCATGCTATTAAACCAAGCCACAAAGGGGAAAATTAATGAACAAGTAGGTTCCCGGCTTGCTCCTATTTCAAAAATATGCATTGGTATTGTCGTTATGCTGAACGGCTCAGTCGTCGCTCCTTATTTAAAACATATCAATTTGAAGCTTGTTGGTATTGCCTTGACCGTCTTTTTAATCGCCTTAACAGGGTATTTGTTTTCCTTCCTGTTAGGGAGGCTGATGAAACGAGATCGGGACACGGTAATCACATTGACTTTTTCAGGGGGAATGAGAAATATTAGTGCAGGTGCTGTACTGGCAGTCTCTTTTTTTCCGGCCGCAGTTGCGGTACCAGTGGTTGTTGGCATGTTATTTCAACAAATCCTTGCCTCAACGAATGGATATTTCCTCGATCGCTTTTACCATAAAAAAGTCCATGAACAAGAATCAGTTGCTCTATAA
- a CDS encoding dipeptidase produces the protein MNIIDLHCDALMKLQEANGTLRFADAPELLTNKSRLQQGKVKVQCFAIFIEPDIKGDQKFQVALEQIDYFYKEVLGKNPDMVHIREWSDFDRLKLGQIGAMLTLEGVDAIGNDLSKLHILFQLGVRSVGLTWNQANLAADGAGEPRGGGLTVFGKEIVEFNNEHQILTDVSHLSDKGIWEVIELAKYPIASHSNARALCHHPRNITNEQAEAMFAKGGLIHVVYHPPFIKESGEVFINDLVKHIDHFCSLGGVKQLGLGSDFDGISTFVTDLADASMSQNLINELLKHFKEEEVRGFASENFLNHRPGIGR, from the coding sequence TTGAATATTATCGATCTCCATTGTGATGCTTTGATGAAGCTTCAAGAAGCCAATGGGACATTACGATTTGCGGATGCACCGGAATTACTTACAAATAAATCCAGGTTGCAGCAAGGCAAAGTCAAGGTACAATGCTTTGCGATTTTTATTGAACCAGATATTAAGGGAGATCAGAAATTTCAAGTCGCACTTGAGCAAATCGATTATTTTTACAAAGAAGTGCTGGGGAAAAATCCGGACATGGTTCATATCAGGGAATGGTCTGATTTTGATCGGTTAAAACTTGGCCAGATTGGTGCAATGTTAACGTTGGAAGGTGTAGATGCCATTGGAAACGACCTATCGAAGCTCCATATTCTTTTCCAGCTCGGGGTTCGCTCTGTTGGTCTAACTTGGAACCAAGCAAATCTTGCCGCGGACGGTGCCGGCGAACCGCGAGGTGGGGGACTAACGGTATTTGGAAAAGAGATTGTAGAGTTTAATAACGAACATCAAATCCTGACTGATGTATCGCATTTAAGCGATAAAGGAATTTGGGAGGTCATTGAATTAGCCAAATATCCGATTGCGAGCCACTCCAATGCGCGGGCACTATGTCATCATCCGCGCAACATAACAAATGAACAGGCGGAAGCGATGTTTGCCAAAGGCGGTCTGATTCACGTTGTGTATCATCCACCATTTATTAAAGAATCTGGCGAGGTTTTTATTAACGACCTTGTGAAGCATATTGATCATTTTTGTTCACTAGGAGGCGTAAAGCAACTTGGTCTAGGCTCTGATTTCGATGGAATATCCACTTTTGTAACTGATTTAGCAGATGCCTCTATGAGCCAAAATCTCATAAATGAACTGTTAAAGCATTTTAAAGAGGAAGAAGTGAGGGGATTTGCTTCCGAAAACTTCTTAAACCATCGGCCAGGGATCGGAAGATAA
- a CDS encoding excisionase family DNA-binding protein, producing MYLTIKETADYLSVPETTVKSLIQQKKIRALFDGSDYLIYKDQFNTHLKQVEKYKELIEEILSEPIPDSIDVKDED from the coding sequence TTGTACCTTACAATAAAAGAAACAGCAGACTATTTATCGGTACCAGAGACAACCGTTAAAAGCCTTATCCAGCAAAAAAAAATTCGCGCCTTATTTGATGGCAGCGACTATTTAATTTACAAAGACCAATTCAACACTCATCTGAAACAGGTGGAAAAATACAAGGAATTGATTGAAGAAATCCTAAGCGAACCAATTCCGGATAGCATCGACGTAAAGGACGAGGATTAA